A portion of the Methanobacterium aggregans genome contains these proteins:
- a CDS encoding FeoA family protein, whose amino-acid sequence MISLTKLSVGENAVIVEIKGGLGFKKRLESLNLRKGKSLRKISSAPFHGPVVIEIGGCKIAIGQGMASKILVEVAHENTFNG is encoded by the coding sequence ATGATCTCACTTACAAAACTCTCAGTAGGCGAAAATGCAGTTATAGTGGAAATAAAAGGCGGGCTTGGTTTCAAAAAACGTCTTGAATCTTTAAATTTAAGGAAAGGTAAATCTCTTCGTAAGATATCTTCAGCACCCTTCCATGGACCTGTTGTAATTGAAATTGGAGGATGTAAAATAGCCATAGGTCAAGGAATGGCTTCAAAGATACTGGTGGAGGTTGCCCATGAAAATACTTTTAATGGGTAA
- a CDS encoding ferrous iron transporter B, with the protein MKILLMGNPNVGKSVVFSRLTGVHVVSSNYPGTTVGYTKGKINVGTEEADMMDVPGTYSLTPSCKAEEVARDMFFDEKPDLVVNVLDSTNLERNLFLTLQILESGIPTVIVLNMWDAAKRKGVHINLEKLTKSLGVPVIPATAVTGEGINETVSKINEVSKGMDSYKPKITSMNGDERWAFIGNILDDVQRIEHRHPTILERLEDASVHPVFGFVIAAVVLYITLEVVVGLSNMMITYIMDPFYYNYYGPFITNLISGWFPNSIVQSILVGTGYQDATSFGILTTGVYVEFAVVLPYILFFYFMLGVLEDFGYLPRLAVLIDSLMHKIGLHGYSVIPIILGFGCNFPAVMSTRILEGKREKFIAATLIAISVPCMAQTAVIIGLLGPYGLQYIAIVYGTLFLIFIFVGMLLNRLIKGESPEVFLEIPPYRIPHLNTLLKKTWFRVKAFVIEAVPFVFLGVLAINLLYIFGIMNVIIAALSPVLSNLFGLPNDAIGALVMGLLRKDLATAMLAPLNLGINQLVVASTVLAVSFPCIATLVILLKEIGIKDTLKTLALMMGMALVVGTILHLILG; encoded by the coding sequence ATGAAAATACTTTTAATGGGTAATCCCAATGTGGGTAAAAGTGTTGTATTCTCAAGACTCACAGGTGTTCATGTAGTATCCTCAAACTACCCTGGAACAACTGTGGGTTACACCAAGGGAAAAATAAATGTTGGAACTGAAGAAGCAGACATGATGGATGTCCCGGGCACCTACTCATTAACTCCATCCTGCAAAGCTGAAGAAGTTGCAAGGGACATGTTCTTTGATGAAAAACCTGATCTCGTTGTGAATGTCCTTGATTCAACCAACCTTGAGCGAAACTTGTTTCTCACACTACAGATACTTGAGTCTGGAATTCCAACTGTGATAGTTCTCAACATGTGGGATGCAGCAAAGAGGAAAGGAGTTCACATAAATCTGGAGAAACTCACAAAATCACTTGGAGTTCCTGTTATACCTGCAACAGCAGTAACTGGTGAGGGAATAAATGAAACAGTATCCAAAATAAATGAAGTTTCAAAGGGTATGGATAGTTACAAGCCTAAGATCACTTCCATGAATGGTGATGAGAGATGGGCATTTATAGGCAATATCTTGGATGATGTTCAGAGAATAGAGCACAGACATCCAACCATACTTGAAAGGTTAGAAGACGCATCTGTACATCCAGTTTTTGGATTTGTCATTGCAGCCGTAGTTCTTTACATAACCCTAGAAGTTGTTGTGGGATTAAGCAACATGATGATAACCTACATCATGGATCCCTTCTACTACAACTACTACGGACCATTCATAACCAATCTGATTTCAGGGTGGTTCCCAAACAGCATAGTACAGTCAATTCTTGTGGGAACAGGATACCAAGATGCAACATCCTTTGGAATCCTAACAACTGGGGTGTACGTGGAATTTGCAGTTGTACTGCCATACATACTGTTCTTCTACTTCATGCTGGGAGTTCTTGAGGATTTTGGATACCTTCCAAGACTCGCAGTGCTCATCGATAGTTTGATGCATAAAATAGGGCTTCACGGATACTCAGTAATACCAATAATACTCGGATTCGGTTGCAATTTTCCTGCAGTCATGTCAACAAGGATACTTGAGGGTAAACGTGAAAAATTCATAGCTGCAACATTGATAGCAATTTCAGTACCATGCATGGCCCAAACCGCAGTTATAATTGGCCTTTTAGGTCCCTACGGTCTGCAGTATATTGCAATAGTTTATGGAACCCTCTTCTTAATATTCATATTTGTGGGAATGCTCCTTAACAGACTGATCAAGGGTGAAAGTCCTGAGGTGTTCCTTGAAATACCTCCATACAGAATCCCACACCTTAACACCCTCCTGAAAAAGACATGGTTCAGGGTTAAGGCTTTTGTAATTGAAGCTGTACCCTTTGTTTTCCTTGGAGTTCTTGCAATCAACCTCCTCTACATATTCGGTATTATGAATGTTATTATTGCAGCACTTTCCCCTGTACTTTCAAACCTCTTTGGACTTCCAAACGATGCAATAGGTGCCCTTGTAATGGGACTCTTAAGAAAGGATCTTGCAACTGCAATGCTTGCACCATTGAACCTTGGAATCAACCAGCTGGTTGTTGCATCAACAGTTCTTGCAGTGAGTTTTCCATGTATCGCAACCCTTGTTATCCTCCTGAAGGAAATTGGAATTAAAGATACTCTGAAAACACTTGCACTCATGATGGGCATGGCGCTGGTTGTTGGAACCATACTCCACCTTATACTTGGATAA
- a CDS encoding metal-dependent transcriptional regulator, whose translation MSSSLKLTKSIEDYLEVMYNLQKNNGTIKVKDIALNLNVKPPSVVEAIKKLSESELVSYERYGDINLTKKGFEIAENVIHKHDIIKNFLNILGVDMDTADEEACAMEHILNSSTINKLKKFADFAKMYPEAPNFFESFHHYEKYGELPDND comes from the coding sequence ATGAGCAGTTCTCTGAAACTTACCAAGAGTATTGAAGACTATCTGGAGGTCATGTACAACCTTCAAAAAAACAATGGAACCATAAAAGTTAAGGATATTGCATTGAATCTTAACGTTAAACCTCCGAGTGTTGTTGAAGCAATCAAAAAACTTTCTGAAAGTGAACTTGTCTCATACGAACGTTACGGGGATATAAATCTCACCAAAAAGGGGTTTGAGATAGCAGAGAATGTTATACACAAACATGATATAATTAAAAACTTTTTAAATATCCTAGGTGTAGATATGGATACTGCAGATGAAGAAGCATGTGCAATGGAACATATTTTGAATTCTTCAACCATAAACAAACTTAAAAAATTTGCAGATTTCGCGAAGATGTATCCTGAAGCTCCAAATTTTTTTGAATCATTCCATCACTACGAGAAATATGGGGAATTACCTGATAATGATTGA
- a CDS encoding alpha/beta fold hydrolase, whose protein sequence is MLKPSFEYLKDFEFKSGDVLEELKMEYASFGTARKDAHGNITNGVLFIHGSSGDYGSVKRFKPIMGPGKAIDTDKYFIICTTSLGSGGSSKPSNSGLGADFPRYTVKDMVNAQYRLLNEKLNIKHLKGVVGTSMGGFQSLEWAVRHPDFMDFIVPIVTGPSVKGRNLLMSELCNSIIQKDPDYQRGRYIHNPEDALEKVNKLEFLFVFSDSYYHHEFSDNAELLHAFNEQGIEGRKMDANDVVWRNDAAISYNLEPELSKIKAKTLIIGIEEDNFFPPELDAIPLSKAIDNSELVLYKSKLGHLGINEVEKMETPIENFLSQF, encoded by the coding sequence ATGTTAAAACCGTCATTTGAATACTTGAAAGACTTTGAATTCAAATCTGGAGATGTTTTGGAAGAATTGAAGATGGAGTACGCCAGTTTTGGAACTGCCAGGAAGGATGCCCATGGTAATATAACCAATGGAGTACTTTTCATCCATGGATCCTCTGGTGACTACGGATCTGTAAAGCGTTTCAAGCCCATTATGGGGCCTGGGAAGGCCATTGATACTGATAAATATTTCATAATCTGCACAACTTCCCTGGGATCTGGAGGATCGTCCAAACCATCAAACTCGGGTTTGGGTGCTGATTTTCCGAGGTACACAGTGAAAGATATGGTTAATGCACAGTACCGTCTTTTAAATGAAAAATTAAACATCAAACATCTTAAAGGTGTGGTTGGAACATCCATGGGCGGTTTTCAGAGTCTTGAATGGGCAGTGCGACACCCTGATTTTATGGATTTTATTGTACCCATTGTAACGGGTCCATCTGTTAAGGGCAGGAATCTGTTAATGTCTGAGCTTTGCAACTCCATAATCCAGAAAGATCCAGATTATCAAAGGGGCAGGTACATTCACAACCCAGAAGATGCACTTGAAAAGGTTAACAAGCTCGAGTTCTTATTTGTCTTCTCAGATTCTTACTATCATCATGAGTTCAGTGATAATGCTGAGTTGCTCCATGCTTTTAATGAACAGGGAATTGAAGGTAGAAAAATGGATGCCAACGATGTTGTCTGGAGGAATGATGCTGCAATTTCCTACAACCTGGAACCAGAGTTATCTAAGATCAAAGCAAAAACCCTTATTATTGGTATTGAAGAGGATAATTTCTTCCCACCAGAATTGGATGCTATTCCACTTTCAAAAGCTATAGATAATTCAGAACTGGTTTTGTATAAATCTAAACTGGGCCATCTGGGTATCAATGAAGTTGAAAAAATGGAAACCCCCATTGAAAATTTTTTATCTCAATTTTAG
- a CDS encoding HIT family protein → MNSHTTNMECKYCKILEKENFGDLLLETRHWIVFLAPNQSLIGTCVLALNRHLENLSGLELEEWQDFAFLVKRMEHTLKGAFNATMFNWGCLMNASYLKNPPEPHLHWHLIPRYNHEVKLNGLTFEDVYFGHMKPQPIKNISLQTRKIISDKIRENL, encoded by the coding sequence ATGAATTCACATACTACTAACATGGAATGCAAGTACTGTAAAATTCTGGAAAAGGAGAACTTCGGGGATCTTCTTTTAGAAACTCGTCACTGGATAGTTTTTTTAGCACCCAACCAGAGTCTCATTGGAACCTGTGTTTTGGCGTTGAATAGACATTTAGAGAATTTATCAGGCCTTGAACTGGAGGAATGGCAGGATTTCGCATTTCTGGTTAAAAGAATGGAACATACTTTAAAGGGGGCCTTCAATGCCACCATGTTCAACTGGGGCTGTTTGATGAATGCATCTTACCTGAAGAACCCCCCAGAACCACACCTTCACTGGCATTTAATACCTCGTTACAACCATGAAGTGAAATTGAATGGTTTAACATTTGAAGATGTATACTTCGGCCATATGAAACCCCAACCCATTAAGAACATATCTCTCCAAACCAGAAAAATTATTTCAGACAAAATAAGGGAGAATCTTTGA
- a CDS encoding ZIP family metal transporter, with protein MFPTWMMAGIWGLFAGSALLVGAVAGYFFKIPQRIIAAIMAFGAGVLMSAVSFELLSEAYTVGGVYNVILGFLLGATIFTAANIYLARSGAKHRKRSDKKMLSGNGFESSGPAIAVGSIIDGIPESIAIGLTMIEGGVVSTATVVAIFLSNIPEGLSSSAGLKTMGWRAAPVFLLWIGVTICTGFSSLAGYTIFGHFDPGVIAIVLSLSAGGILAMLVDTMIPEAFSETHNLAGMITVLGFIISFILSKLG; from the coding sequence TGATGGCAGGAATATGGGGTTTGTTTGCAGGCTCAGCACTGCTCGTTGGTGCTGTTGCAGGGTACTTCTTCAAAATTCCACAGCGTATCATCGCAGCCATAATGGCATTTGGTGCAGGAGTTCTGATGTCCGCAGTTTCATTCGAACTTCTCAGTGAAGCCTACACTGTTGGAGGAGTTTACAATGTTATCCTTGGATTTCTCCTTGGAGCAACCATTTTTACAGCTGCAAATATCTACCTTGCACGCAGCGGTGCCAAGCATCGTAAACGTTCCGATAAAAAGATGTTATCAGGAAATGGTTTTGAAAGCAGCGGCCCTGCAATTGCAGTGGGTTCCATCATCGATGGAATACCTGAATCCATAGCCATAGGACTCACCATGATCGAGGGAGGTGTTGTGAGCACTGCAACAGTTGTTGCAATATTTCTCTCAAACATACCTGAAGGTCTTTCAAGTTCTGCAGGACTCAAAACAATGGGCTGGCGTGCAGCGCCTGTATTTCTCCTCTGGATTGGAGTAACCATCTGCACAGGTTTTTCATCCCTTGCAGGTTACACCATATTCGGTCATTTCGATCCTGGAGTTATAGCAATTGTTTTATCTCTTTCAGCAGGTGGTATCCTTGCCATGCTCGTTGACACCATGATTCCTGAAGCTTTTTCAGAAACACATAACCTTGCAGGTATGATAACGGTACTGGGGTTCATAATTTCCTTCATTCTATCGAAGTTAGGTTAA